The Pseudomonas oryzicola genomic sequence TGCTCGGGGTGCTGGTGGAGCCTTCGCTGAAGTACTGCTGGTCGGTGTAGCGCGAATGCTCGTTGTCGTGGCAATAGAGGCACAGCAGCTCCCAGTTGGAGCCGTCCTGCGGGTTGTTGTCGTGATTGTGGTCGCGATGGTGCACGGTCAGTTCGCTCAGGCGCTTGCCGGAGAACTCACGGGCGCAGCGGCCGCACACGTGCGGGTACATTTTCAGGGCCTTGTCGCGGTAGCCCATTTCCTTGTCGCGTTTGGCATCGGCCAGGATGCGGTCCAGGCGCGCGGTAGCGGCGGCGGAAGAGGTGGAGCTCATGGTGTTTCCTTCGTTCTGGTCAGGCAAATGACAGTTATGCCCCTGAGTCTAGCGCGCTTGCACGGCTGGCGGACAGGCGAAAACCGGAATATCGGCTTAGCCTGTAGGAAGGTTCCCGACAGGAGGCTGCTGATGTTTCGCGCGATCCTCGCCGTGCTGTTGCTGGCTGGCCTGCCCATGGCCGAAGCTGCCAGCACACCGCCCCGGTTGACCACGCCAGTGCCCGGTGCACCGGGTACACCAACGCCCACGCCATACCCGCAGATCACCCCGAGTACACCACCCAAGGCCTATGACAGCCAGCCGGGGGCGCCACTGTTACCGCCGATGCCGGTGCCCGGGCCACCGAAGGACCAGCCATTGCCGGGGTTGCGCCAGGACCCGCCGAAGCAGCCGGTGCAGGATGATTGACTGAGAGGGCCTTGTGTCGCGAAAGGGGCGCAAAGCGCCCCCAGCTTTCTCAAACGATACCTAGCTCGCCGAACACGAACGCGTACTCAAGGGCCACATCCTTGAGCCCCTGATACCGCCCGCTCATCCCACCATGCCCAGCCCCCATCTCGGTCTTGAGCAGCAGCAGGTTGTCGTCGGTCTTGCGCGTGCGTAGCCGCGCCACCCACTTGGCCGCTTCCCAGTACTGCACGCGGCTGTCGTTGTAACCGGCCACCACCAGAATCGCCGGGTAAGCCTGCGCCTTCACGTTTTCATACGGTGCGTAGGCCTTGATCCGCTCGTACACCTCTGGCTCCTGCGGATTGCCCCACTCGTCGTACTCGGTCACTGTCAACGGCAGCTCAGGGTCGAGCATGGTGTTGAGCACGTCGACGAACGGCACTTCGGCAACCGCGCAACGGAACAGCTCGGGGCGCTGGTTGAGCACCGCGCCCATCAGCAGGCCACCGGCACTGCCGCCACTGATGGCCAGGCGATCGGCGGCGGTCACGCCCACGGCGATCAAGTGTTCGGCACAGGCGATGAAGTCGCCGAAGGTGTTGTGCTTGTGCTCCTGCTTGCCAGCGCGGTACCAGGCTTCGCCCAGCTCGCCACCGCCGCGCACGTGGGCAATGGCAAAGGCCACGCCACGCTCCAGCAGGCTCAGGCGCGCATGCGAGAACCACGGGTCGAGGCTTTCGCCATAGGCGCCGTAGCCGTACAGGTACAGCGGCACGGTCTGGCCCAGGTCCTGTCGGCGGCGTACCAGGCTGATCGGCACCTGGGTGCCGTCCGCCGCCGTGGCCCACAGG encodes the following:
- a CDS encoding YajD family HNH nuclease, which gives rise to MSSTSSAAATARLDRILADAKRDKEMGYRDKALKMYPHVCGRCAREFSGKRLSELTVHHRDHNHDNNPQDGSNWELLCLYCHDNEHSRYTDQQYFSEGSTSTPSIAKATHNPFAGLAGMLKKD